The Brachyspira aalborgi genome has a segment encoding these proteins:
- a CDS encoding FMN-binding protein, which produces MNFKKIIISIVAFVFIFAVIVFAQAKINLSKIPNGTYLGNYKATYKGTRQGDYQVKATVSDGKLTRVVLTKSAHKSGPARSKEAYDKMIAANDIYIDGITGATWKALLEDAFTKLTPAK; this is translated from the coding sequence ATGAATTTCAAAAAAATTATAATTTCTATAGTCGCTTTTGTATTTATATTTGCTGTTATAGTTTTTGCTCAAGCTAAAATTAATTTGAGTAAAATACCAAACGGAACATATTTAGGAAACTACAAAGCGACATATAAAGGAACTAGACAAGGCGATTATCAAGTAAAAGCCACAGTTTCTGACGGAAAATTGACGAGAGTAGTTTTGACAAAAAGCGCTCATAAAAGCGGTCCAGCAAGGTCAAAAGAGGCTTATGACAAAATGATAGCCGCAAACGATATCTATATAGACGGCATAACGGGAGCGACTTGGAAAGCTTTACTTGAAGACGCTTTTACTAAATTAACTCCCGCAAAATAA
- the flgB gene encoding flagellar basal body rod protein FlgB, whose translation MSMFADTTYAKTMTVAKKLLNVYGLRAEVIADNIANVSTPNFKRSDVTFEYQLGRALDSEKYNGLEAKRTDARHFPFNMPMDYREVAPTITVDFDTSYRNDKNNVDIDKEMAEEAKNTLRYQMFTQIVNSQYREIRRMIGNA comes from the coding sequence ATGAGTATGTTTGCAGATACGACTTACGCCAAAACTATGACGGTTGCGAAAAAACTTTTGAATGTTTACGGTTTAAGAGCGGAGGTTATAGCCGACAATATAGCTAATGTTTCAACGCCAAATTTTAAGAGAAGCGATGTAACATTTGAATATCAATTAGGCAGAGCTTTAGATAGCGAAAAATATAACGGTTTGGAAGCGAAAAGAACGGACGCGAGACATTTTCCTTTTAATATGCCGATGGATTATAGAGAAGTTGCGCCGACTATAACCGTAGATTTTGATACAAGCTATAGAAACGATAAAAATAATGTAGATATAGATAAAGAAATGGCGGAAGAGGCTAAAAATACTTTAAGGTATCAAATGTTTACTCAAATAGTTAACTCTCAATATAGAGAAATTAGAAGAATGATAGGAAACGCTTAA
- the flgC gene encoding flagellar basal body rod protein FlgC yields MGIFSIINTSGSGLTAQRTRLDVIADNIANVNTTRTTEGGAFRRSRVIFKPRDDGNKYKSPFLPDALQPNVGTGVRVFSIEKDMESATRFVYNPSHSDAIKYGEKAGYVEMPNVNPVTEMVDMMEASRAYEANSTMIQSAKTMFGSALNIIRY; encoded by the coding sequence ATGGGAATATTTTCGATTATAAATACTTCGGGAAGCGGACTTACCGCTCAAAGAACAAGGTTAGATGTTATAGCCGATAATATAGCGAATGTTAATACTACGAGAACAACGGAAGGCGGAGCTTTTAGAAGAAGTAGGGTTATATTCAAGCCAAGAGATGATGGCAATAAATATAAAAGTCCTTTTTTGCCTGACGCTTTGCAGCCTAATGTAGGAACGGGAGTTAGAGTTTTTAGCATAGAAAAAGATATGGAAAGCGCAACAAGATTTGTTTACAACCCTTCGCATTCAGACGCTATTAAATACGGAGAGAAAGCGGGTTATGTTGAAATGCCAAATGTAAATCCTGTGACGGAAATGGTAGATATGATGGAAGCGTCAAGAGCTTATGAAGCCAATTCTACAATGATACAATCGGCTAAAACTATGTTTGGAAGCGCTTTAAATATAATAAGATATTAA
- the fliE gene encoding flagellar hook-basal body complex protein FliE, which translates to MNNIGNVGDNYNFVLKTTDPRHYGPAQQIGRDTSRDLISNFGTMLSEAIESVNQKQVDRDNIIVQAGIRPDQVDVSDVMNAIAEAELSLSFTKAVMDRAVRAYQEVTSYR; encoded by the coding sequence ATGAATAATATTGGAAATGTCGGAGATAATTATAATTTTGTATTGAAAACCACAGACCCAAGACATTATGGACCAGCTCAACAAATAGGAAGAGATACGAGCAGAGATTTAATAAGCAATTTTGGAACAATGTTAAGCGAGGCTATAGAATCGGTTAATCAAAAACAAGTTGATAGGGATAATATAATAGTGCAAGCGGGAATAAGACCCGACCAAGTGGATGTTTCGGATGTTATGAACGCTATAGCCGAAGCCGAATTATCTTTAAGTTTTACTAAAGCGGTAATGGATAGAGCGGTTAGAGCGTATCAAGAAGTAACTTCTTATAGATAA